The Geminocystis sp. NIES-3708 genomic sequence ATCGTGCAATGGTAACGTTTGCTGGAACAATTATCTCTCCTAATCGTTCATTTTTTGTTTATTTAGGTCTTTTAATTCTGATTAGTTTAACCTTTTATCATGGTTGGAAAGAACAGAAAAAAAATACTATGATTGGTTGTGTTATTTTAGGTATTGTTCAATTTATTTTAACATGGAAAATCTCTTATTCTACTTATGAAATGTTATTATATTTTGGAGGAATTGGTGGCGAATTTTATTTAAGTACTTTATTAATTATTGCTTTTTATTGGCGTTTACCTAAGAAATTTTATTGGGAATTTTGGCGTTTTTTTGCTTTAATAATTGGTGCAGTTACTTTTTGGGGAAGTTTTACAAAGTGGCATAGAATTGCTAGAGGTAAAGATCAAATTCCTTGGGGCACTTTTTGGGGAGGAAGAGGAGATTCTGGAGGGGATTTGAACGTTTTAAATGATATTGGTTGGAGTATTAATAAAATTATTAATATTTATAATACTTTAGGTTTTATTTGTTTATTAATTATTGTTAGTACTTATCTTTATTATTTATGGAAAAGTAATCCTGTTTTTCGTTTAAAAATTAATCACTATTTTTTCACAAATAACATAAATAAATAGGGCTTACGGAAAAAGCCTTCCTCTATTAGAGAAAGGCTTAATTTTGTTTTAATTCTTGATAAGTTAACCTAAAGCATTTGCACCAGATACCACTTCAAGAATTTGTTGAGTAATAGATGCTTGACGAGCTTTGTTATAAGAAAGAGTCAAGGTTTTCATTAATTCTTTAGCATTTTCACTAGCATTACTCATAGCAGTCATTCTTGCCGCTAATTCACTGGCAGCAGACTCTTGTAATGCTCTCAATAATTGATTATTGATGTATAAGGGTAAAAGAGAGTCAAGAATTTGAACTGGATCTTGTTCAAAAATCATCTCTCTAGGAAAGTTATCCACCGTGTTAGCAATGGTTTCTCTTTCAACTTTAAACGCACCACCACGCACTGTTAAACGGAAAATTTCATCGTCTTTAACTTCTAAACCTTGGGGAGTTAAAGGTAATAGAGTTTGAATAACTGGTTCTGAACTAATTAAAGATACAAAACGAGTATAGATTAATTCTACCCGATCAACATTATTAGAAAAAAAGAAAGATAACAATTCGTCAGCCATTGCACCGGATTCTTTTGCCGTGGGAATTTGTTCTAAACCAAAATATTTTTGAATGATTGGTTCATTTCTACGTTTAAAATATTGATTCGATTTTCTTCCTACCGTTACATAAGTGTAGTTGATGCCTTGAGCTTTTAATTCTGCAGCCCTTTGTTCTGCTTTTTTGATTACGTTAGTATTGTAACCACC encodes the following:
- a CDS encoding F0F1 ATP synthase subunit gamma, which produces MSNLKAIRDRIDSVKNTKKITEAMRLVAAAKVRRAQEQVTATRPFADTLAQVLYGLQNRLRFEDVDLPLLKEREVKTVALFVVTGDRGLCGGYNTNVIKKAEQRAAELKAQGINYTYVTVGRKSNQYFKRRNEPIIQKYFGLEQIPTAKESGAMADELLSFFFSNNVDRVELIYTRFVSLISSEPVIQTLLPLTPQGLEVKDDEIFRLTVRGGAFKVERETIANTVDNFPREMIFEQDPVQILDSLLPLYINNQLLRALQESAASELAARMTAMSNASENAKELMKTLTLSYNKARQASITQQILEVVSGANALG